A single Rhipicephalus microplus isolate Deutch F79 unplaced genomic scaffold, USDA_Rmic scaffold_251, whole genome shotgun sequence DNA region contains:
- the LOC142792868 gene encoding histone H2A-like, producing the protein MSGRGKGGKAKGKSKTRSSRAGLQFPVGRIHRLLRKGNYAERVGAGAPVYLAAVLEYLAAEVLELAGNAARDNKKTRIIPRHLQLAIRNDEELNKLLSGVTIAQGGVLPNIQAVLLPKKTEKKA; encoded by the coding sequence atgtccggacgtggcaagggcggcaaggcgaaaggcaagagcaagacccgttctagccgcgcggggcttcagttccccgtgggccgtattcaccgcctcctacgcaagggaaactacgccgagcgcgtcggagctggcgctccggtctacctggctgccgtactcgagtacctggccgccgaggtgctcgagctggcgggcaacgccgctcgtgacaacaagaagacccggatcatcccccgtcacttgcagctcgccatccgcaacgacgaggagctgaacaaactgctttccggcgtcaccatcgcgcagggcggtgtgttgcccaacattcaagccgtgcttcttccaaagaagacggagaagaaggcgtaa